In Jejubacter calystegiae, the following are encoded in one genomic region:
- a CDS encoding ArsR/SmtB family transcription factor, with protein MTESNLTQLKESARAASALLNAMSNPGRLMILCTLIDAPGTPAGELSRLIGLSPSATSQHLARMKEENLIEGRRQAQRMNYFIIDDAVQKIVATLKAIYCPEPEQ; from the coding sequence ATGACCGAAAGCAACCTCACCCAGCTTAAAGAGAGCGCCCGGGCAGCCTCTGCGCTACTGAATGCCATGAGCAACCCCGGCAGGCTGATGATTCTTTGCACGCTAATTGACGCCCCCGGCACTCCGGCCGGTGAGCTCAGCAGGCTTATTGGGCTAAGCCCGTCTGCGACATCGCAGCATCTTGCCAGGATGAAAGAGGAAAACCTGATTGAGGGTCGTCGCCAGGCGCAGCGGATGAACTACTTCATCATTGACGACGCCGTTCAGAAAATTGTCGCGACCCTGAAAGCGATTTACTGCCCGGAGCCAGAACAATGA
- a CDS encoding SDR family oxidoreductase has protein sequence MRRIGQPEDVAETVLWLLSEKASYVTGSTFSVDGGMSI, from the coding sequence ATGCGGCGTATCGGTCAGCCTGAAGATGTAGCGGAAACCGTGTTATGGCTGCTTTCAGAAAAAGCCTCCTACGTAACGGGCTCGACCTTTTCAGTCGATGGCGGTATGTCGATTTAA
- a CDS encoding SDR family NAD(P)-dependent oxidoreductase: protein MFKDKVGIITGGGSGMGRATAISLAKEGAMVVLAGRSEDKLMAVRDEIRALQGQAEIFCADVSQNDDNKALVAFVESRFGRLDFAFNNAGGHADFKPIDQTSIDEAEWVIDLNFKGVYYGVKYQIEAMLRTGGGSIVNNASIFGLRGMDGIAHYVASKHAVVGLTRAVAKEYAGPGIRVNAVLAMHICLMT from the coding sequence ATGTTCAAAGATAAAGTCGGCATTATCACAGGCGGCGGTTCAGGAATGGGTCGGGCAACCGCTATCTCGCTCGCCAAAGAGGGTGCAATGGTCGTACTCGCAGGTCGATCCGAAGACAAGCTGATGGCGGTACGTGATGAGATCAGGGCATTACAGGGGCAGGCGGAAATTTTTTGCGCCGATGTGTCGCAGAACGACGATAACAAGGCGCTGGTGGCCTTCGTGGAATCGCGTTTTGGCAGGCTCGATTTTGCATTCAACAATGCTGGCGGACATGCGGATTTCAAGCCTATCGATCAGACATCGATCGACGAAGCCGAATGGGTTATCGATCTGAACTTCAAAGGGGTTTACTACGGCGTTAAATATCAGATTGAAGCCATGTTACGGACTGGTGGCGGATCTATTGTTAATAACGCCTCTATCTTCGGGCTGCGGGGTATGGATGGTATAGCACACTATGTCGCCAGCAAGCACGCCGTTGTAGGTTTAACGCGCGCAGTCGCAAAGGAGTATGCGGGCCCTGGTATTCGGGTCAACGCGGTCCTGGCGATGCACATCTGCTTGATGACATGA
- a CDS encoding rhodanese family protein, with protein MSLTSALPKEIQQINQQGALIVDIRERDEFRREHIPDAISLPLSEIQAGAKLAGSSPAQPMIFHCQAGSRTRQNADALARLAEPARVILMDGGINAWKQAGLPTVKVSKQPLPLMRQVQIAAGSLILAGVIAGYSISPGFFLLPAFVGAGLTFAGISGWCGMAILLEKMPWNRR; from the coding sequence ATGAGTCTTACCAGCGCATTACCCAAAGAAATTCAGCAGATTAACCAGCAAGGCGCACTGATTGTCGATATCCGTGAACGGGACGAGTTTCGCCGCGAGCATATCCCTGACGCCATTTCCCTGCCGCTGTCAGAGATTCAGGCAGGCGCAAAACTGGCGGGATCTTCCCCTGCTCAACCGATGATTTTTCACTGTCAGGCCGGTTCGCGAACCCGGCAAAATGCGGATGCTCTTGCCCGTCTGGCTGAGCCCGCCCGGGTGATTTTAATGGATGGTGGAATCAACGCCTGGAAGCAGGCCGGGTTGCCAACGGTGAAAGTCAGCAAACAGCCGCTCCCCCTGATGCGCCAGGTACAAATCGCCGCCGGTAGCCTTATTCTGGCGGGAGTCATCGCCGGTTACAGCATCAGCCCTGGGTTCTTTCTGCTACCCGCCTTTGTCGGGGCCGGACTGACTTTTGCCGGTATCAGCGGCTGGTGCGGTATGGCGATTTTGCTGGAAAAAATGCCCTGGAACCGGCGCTAA